One Xylocopa sonorina isolate GNS202 unplaced genomic scaffold, iyXylSono1_principal scaffold0014, whole genome shotgun sequence genomic window carries:
- the LOC143431739 gene encoding elongator complex protein 6-like, translating to MLIINRKLHIIMDSVSNILGIDKVDMNGKLIVIEERHGSDANFLLSTVISNALKKNYDLCFVLFHNTFNHYHNVGMKFGYNLGLQKEKGKIVVVEPMKVIASNIECIHDQRTNNILNNVFIIIKNECCKIMRENKPVVIIIDDASHFSSFNCDSRESVCYLRYLRSLVERYSMSHICIVTHTYKDEFKDCASNVIARGLRQMAHLFVKVEPLESGYSSDASGNLTVNWRSSAVRVKYKWPEVARYIYKLSNRQVKVCAPGASIL from the exons ATGTTAATTATTAATCGAAAG TTGCA CATAATAATGGATTCCGTGTCCAATATACTTGGTATCGATAAAGTCGACATGAATGGAAAGTTGATCGTAATAGAAGAACGACACGGCAGCGACGCAAACTTCTTGCTGAGCACTGTCATATCGAATGCGTTGAAGAAGAACTACGACCTCTGTTTCGTGCTCTTTCACAATACGTTCAATCATTATCACAACGTGGGAATGAAATTCGGATACAATCTCGGTTTACAAAAAGAGAAAGGCAAAATTGTGGTCGTGGAGccgatgaaagtaattgcgtccAATATAGAGTGCATACACGACCAGCGAACAAATAATATACTCAACAAtgtatttataataattaaaaatgaatGCTGCAAGATAATGCGTGAGAATAAACCGGTTGTTATAATTATCGACGACGCGAGCCATTTCTCCAGTTTCAACTGCGATTCGAGGGAGTCTGTATGTTATTTAAGGTATTTAAGGTCGCTGGTTGAACGTTACAGTATGTCTCACATTTGTATCGTAACGCATACGTACAAAGATGAATTCAAGGACTGTGCGTCTAATGTAATCGCGCGTGGTCTTAGACAAATGGCTCATTTATTCGTTAAAGTCGAGCCTCTCGAAAGTGGATACTCCAGTGATGCGTCTGGGAATCTGACGGTTAATTGGAGGTCAAGCGCAGTTAGGGTGAAATATAAGTGGCCGGAAGTGGCGAGGTACATTTACAAACTGTCGAATCGCCAAGTGAAAGTTTGTGCGCCTGGTGCTTCGATATTATAA
- the LOC143431694 gene encoding mitochondrial dicarboxylate carrier-like has translation MGDKNQRLSRWYFGGLSSAGAACVTHPLDLLKVHLQTNQEGKISVIRLTTTIVRTQGILALYNGLSASLLRQLTYSTMRFGAYEMGKQTFERSGHPLMFYQKLLLAGVSGAVGGVLGTPGDVINVRMQNDIKLSPELRRNYKHALDGVIRVIQQEGFYQLFSGCSTATLRAALMTIGQLSFYDQVKIMLLQSGYFKDNPVTHVISSVFAGAVATTLTQPLDVLKTRAMNAKPGEFKNLVDLFLYTARLGPLAFFKGYVPAFIRLAPQTILTFVFLEQLRCNFGFYPSQVQVL, from the exons ATGGGTGATAAAAATCAAAGATTGTCACGATGGTACTTCGGCGGGCTCTCTTCAGCTGGTGCTGCTTGCGTTACCCATCCTTTGGACTTATTAAAG GTCCATTTGCAAACGAACCAGGAGGGTAAAATATCAGTGATACGTCTGACGACCACTATAGTACGGACCCAAGGGATCTTAGCTTTGTATAATGGATTAAGTGCCTCTTTGCTTCGCCAGCTTACGTACTCCACTATGAGATTTGGAGCTTacgaa ATGGGCAAACAAACATTCGAAAGATCTGGACATCCTCTGATGTTCTACCAGAAACTGTTATTAGCTGGAGTTTCTGGAGCAGTTGGTGGTGTCCTTGGCACACCAGGAGATGTGATCAACGTACGGATGcaaaatgatataaaactttCGCCAGAGCTCAGACGAAA TTACAAGCACGCTCTGGATGGAGTGATACGAGTAATCCAACAGGAAGGATTCTACCAATTATTTAGTGGCTGTTCTACGGCTACGTTGAGAGCTGCGTTGATGACCATTGGGCAATTGAGCTTCTACGACCAAGTTAAAATTATGCTGTTACAAAGCGGCTATTTCAAGGATAATCCTGTGACTCATGTAATATCAAGCGTGTTCGCT GGTGCTGTTGCTACGACTCTTACGCAACCATTGGATGTCCTGAAGACAAGAGCGATGAACGCCAAGCCTGGAGAGTTTAAG AACTTAGTGGATCTATTTTTGTACACTGCTAGACTTGGGCCGCTAGCattttttaaa GGCTATGTACCTGCTTTTATCAGATTAGCTCCGCAGACAATACTTACTTTCGTCTTTTTAGAGCAGTTAAGGTGTAATTTTGGGTTCTATCCTTCACAAGTTCAAGTGCTGTAA
- the LOC143431740 gene encoding LOW QUALITY PROTEIN: nibrin-like (The sequence of the model RefSeq protein was modified relative to this genomic sequence to represent the inferred CDS: substituted 1 base at 1 genomic stop codon), with product MWYLVNVKGERLYLKPNVEVTFGRKKGDVLFPDDESISRLHASVCVTPKQIFEMGETTSTCRLKDLGSKYGTYICQENEMMAVSKEGYNLKHNDRVRIGLQNSIFLXIFSFSLRLGPPAIVIGLVEADRNRLKSLMDHIDGAIINNWLKCCTHLTVTKATLTEKVICAMASAIPIVTVNYWEQVKVAVENGQELPNTKHFIPLISEPYINKEKLLISPNEKRTTLFQNLIFVLFSTQQYKTYGKIIQLAGGKSLLYSKKPLTIKELSAKNVIVLQYPNNEATQSTQNIAPEYDSIYDALQANDRKMVPEFEIPLAILHCSTEKYCNPTFRFSKLLRRPSEKCDSSEVLVLDTQDAVPSVQVLSNVLSSARLKSELDAECPNNEPDVVQETCDDFDQPADRLPQDSAGELEKKQDSDESNCIEETNDSCSSADEENVDLEPCFREMSNYIPETNESQYPDSSQSPEKVHSTVDSVETQQNASARRNEATVVIEETPDSKLIDVTANESSDFEDEWSNECINKNLSEIRRRNEPNNLSETSNSEEENSEIEIVKSSTDKLDVEA from the exons ATGTGGTACTTAGTGAATGTTAAAG GGGAACGATTGTACTTGAAACCAAACGTGGAGGTCACTTTTGGCAGGAAGAAGGGTGACGTTCTGTTTCCTGACGATGAGTCTATCAGCAGACTACACGCGTCTGTTTGCGTTACACCGAAACAGATTTTTGAG ATGGGAGAAACAACATCGACGTGCAGGCTCAAAGACCTGGGCTCGAAGTACGGCACGTACATCTGCCAGGAGAACGAAATGATGGCAGTGTCGAAAGAGGGATACAATCTGAAGCATAACGACAGAGTACGAATAGGATTGCAGAACAGTATATTTCTGTAAATTTTCTCGTTTTCTCTCCGACTGGGTCCTCCAGCAATTGTCATCG GTCTAGTCGAGGCGGACAGGAACAGACTGAAGAGCTTGATGGACCACATCGACGGTGCAATAATCAACAACTGGCTGAAGTGCTGCACGCACTTGACGGTGACGAAGGCTACGCTGACTGAGAAG GTGATTTGCGCCATGGCCTCAGCGATACCAATAGTAACAGTGAACTACTGGGAGCAAGTTAAAGTCGCTGTTGAAAATGGCCAGGAATTGCCAAACACCAAGCATTTTATTCCACTGATCAGCGAACCGTACATCAACAAAGAGAAATTACTGATCTCTCCAAACGAGAAGAGGACGACGCTGTTCCAGAACTTGATATTCGTGCTGTTTTCTACGCAGCAGTACAAGACGTATGGCAAAATCATTCAATTAGCAG GTGGAAAATCTCTGTTGTACTCGAAGAAGCCACTGACGATTAAGGAACTTTCAGCTAAAAACGTGATTGTACTGCAATACCCGAACAACGAGGCAACGCAGTCGACTCAGAACATTGCTCCAGAGTACGACTCGATCT ACGACGCGTTGCAAGCGAACGACCGCAAGATGGTCCCAGAATTCGAGATTCCTCTGGCGATACTGCACTGCTCCACAGAGAAATACTGCAATCCGACGTTCAGGTTCTCGAAATTGCTGAGAAGACCATCAGAAAAGTGCGACTCGTCAGAAGTTTTGGTCCTGGACACGCAAGACGCGGTGCCAAGCGTGCAAGTCCTGTCGAACGTGCTCTCCAGCGCCAGATTGAAGTCAGAATTGGACGCTGAGTGCCCAAACAACGAGCCAGATGTTGTTCAGGAGACCTGCGACGACTTCGACCAGCCAGCTGATCGATTGCCACAAGATTCTGCTGGAGAGCTCGAGAAGAAACAGGATTCTGACGAGTCCAACTGCATAGAAGAGACCAACGACTCCTGCAGTTCAGCAGATGAGGAGAACGTGGACTTAGAGCCGTGTTTCAGGGAAATGTCGAATTATATTCCTGAAACGAACGAGTCACAGTATCCAGATTCTTCACAATCGCCAGAAAAAGTTCACAGCACTGTCGACAGTGTTGAAACACAGCAAAATGCAAGTGCAAGAAGAAACGAGGCGACAGTGGTGATCGAAGAAACCCCAGACAGCAAATTGATAGACGTAACTGCGAACGAGAGCTCTGATTTCGAGGATGAATGGTCGAATGAGTGTATCAATAAGAATCTCAGTGAAATTCGCAGGCGAAACGAACCCAACAACTTATCTGAGACCAGCAATTCAGAGGAGGAAAACTCAGAAATCGAGATTGTAAAGTCGTCGACGGATAAACTCGACGTAGAAG CTTGA